Proteins co-encoded in one Salvia splendens isolate huo1 chromosome 4, SspV2, whole genome shotgun sequence genomic window:
- the LOC121798433 gene encoding transaldolase-like yields the protein MASISKLSASAFANSAASFRGSSQQQPICCGVDPRKRIVIFEKSISSPKLSVRAAQRITGSLVVRCSQANGNGSSVKRTTLHDLYEKEGQSPWYDNLCRPVTDLIPLIESGVRGVTSNPAIFQKAISTSSAYNDQFKKLVQSGHDIETSYWELVVKDIQDACKLFESIYDDTDGGDGYVSVEVSPLLAEDTENTIESAKWLHQWVNRRNVYIKIPATAPCIPSIKEVIANGISINVTLIFSLARYEAVIDAYLDGLEASGLSDLSRVTSVASFFVSRVDSLVDKMLEKIGTPEALDLRGKAANAQAALAFQLYQKKFSGPRWEALVKKGAKKQRLLWASTSVKNPAYPDTLYVAPLVGPDTVSTMPDQALLAFIDHGTVSRTIDANVSEAEGIYNALEKLGIDWGYVGSQLELEGVDSFKKSFDSLLDSLQEKANSLKLISL from the exons ATGGCCTCCATTTCCAAGCTCTCCGCCTCAGCTTTTGCTAATTCTGCAGCTAGCTTCCGCGGATCTTCACAGCAGCAGCCTATATGCTGTGGTGTTGATCCTCGCAAAAGAATCGTCATTTTCGAGAAATCCATTTCATCCCCCAAGCTGAGTGTGCGCGCTGCCCAAAGAATCACCGGCTCATTGGT TGTGAGATGCTCTCAAGCTAATGGAAATGGGAGTAGTGTGAAGAGAACCACACTCCATGATCTTTATGAGAAGGAAGGGCAGAGCCCCTGGTACGATAATCTATGCCGTCCAGTTACCGATCTTATCCCGTTGATTGAGAGTGGAGTTCGAGGAGTAACCAGCAACCCAGCG ATTTTCCAGAAAGCAATTTCGACTTCGAGTGCATACAATGATCAATTCAA AAAACTAGTACAATCTGGACATGACATCGAAACTTCATACTGGGAGCTCGTCGTGAAAGATATCCAAGATGCATGCAAGCTTTTTGAGTCAATCTACGATGATACAGATGGTGGAGATGGATATGTGTCTGTTGAAGTTTCACCCCTACTTGCTGAGGATACTGAGAATACAATAGAGTCTGCAAAATGGCTTCATCAGTGGGTTAATCGTCGTAATGTCTACATAAAGATTCCTGCTACAGCTCCATGCATTCCTTCGATTAAGGAAGTTATTGCAAATGGAATAAGCATTAATGTTACG CTTATATTCTCTCTTGCAAgatatgaagcagttattgatgCTTACCTCGATGGCCTTGAAGCGTCTGGGCTCAGTGATCTCTCCCGAGTCACAAGTGTCGCTTCTTTCTTTGTTAGTCGAGTGGACTCCCTTGTTGACAAGATGCTTGAGAAGATTGGGACACCAGAAGCACTTGATCTCCGTGGGAAG GCCGCAAATGCTCAGGCAGCTCTGGCTTTCCAGCTGTATCAGAAGAAATTCTCGGGGCCAAGATGGGAGGCGCTGGTGAAGAAAGGAGCTAAGAAGCAAAGGCTTCTATGGGCCTCAACGAGTGTGAAGAATCCAGCTTATCCAGACACTCTATATGTGGCTCCTCTTGTTGGACCTGATACA GTCTCGACCATGCCTGATCAAGCCCTCCTAGCATTCATCGATCATGGGACTGTTTCAAGGACCATCGACGCAAACGTATCTGAAGCTGAAGGCATTTACAACGCTCTTGAGAAGTTGGGAATCGACTGGGGTTATGTTGGGTCTCAACTGGAGCTGGAAGGAGTGGACTCATTCAAGAAGAGCTTCGATAGCTTGCTCGACAGCCTGCAAGAGAAGGCGAATTCCCTGAAGCTAATCAGCCTGTAA